From the Theobroma cacao cultivar B97-61/B2 chromosome 2, Criollo_cocoa_genome_V2, whole genome shotgun sequence genome, one window contains:
- the LOC18609928 gene encoding lignin-forming anionic peroxidase: MLIAVGNFLSLVARRAAVVVILLLLMSDCQCRAQLSSTFYDKTCPNALRTIRTAIRTAIARERRMAASLIRLHFHDCFVQGCDASILLDDASSITSEKNALQNKDSARGYEVIDKAKSDVEHICPGVVSCADILAVAARDASEYVGGPSWRVKLGRRDSTTASVSLATSQLPRFTASLESLIDLFRSKGLSARDMVALSGSHTIGQAQCVTFRNRIYNNASDIDAGFASTRRRRCPATLGNGDGNLAALDLVTPNSFDNNYFKNLLQKKGLLESDQVLFSGGSTDNIVSEYSRNPSTFKSDFATAMIKMGDIEPLTGSAGIVRRICSAIN; the protein is encoded by the exons ATGCTAATAGCTGTTGGAAATTTTTTGTCACTCGTAGCAAGGAGAGCTGCTGTTGTGGTGATCCTGTTGCTTTTGATGAGCGACTGCCAATGCCGAGCACAACTTTCCTCTACATTTTATGACAAGACATGCCCAAATGCACTTAGGACCATTCGCACAGCCATCAGAACCGCTATTGCACGAGAGCGTAGAATGGCTGCTTCTCTAATTCGCCTTCATTTCCATGACTGCTTTGTTCAg GGATGTGATGCCTCAATCTTACTAGACGATGCCTCCTCAATCACAAGCGAAAAGAATGCACTCCAAAATAAAGACTCTGCAAGAGGTTATGAAGTCATTGACAAGGCAAAATCTGATGTGGAACACATTTGTCCTGGGGTTGTATCTTGTGCAGATATCCTTGCAGTTGCAGCCAGGGATGCCTCAGAATAC GTGGGTGGCCCATCTTGGAGAGTGAAGCTTGGGAGAAGAGATTCTACCACTGCTAGCGTTAGTCTGGCAACCAGTCAACTTCCTCGTTTCACAGCCAGCCTTGAAAGCCTAATCGATCTCTTTAGGAGCAAGGGCCTTAGTGCAAGAGACATGGTTGCTCTGTCAG GTTCCCATACCATTGGACAAGCTCAATGCGTTACATTTCGGAACAGGATATACAACAATGCAAGTGACATCGACGCCGGATTTGCTAGCACACGCAGGCGCCGTTGTCCGGCCACTCTTGGCAATGGCGATGGAAATTTGGCAGCACTTGATCTGGTGACACCCAATTCCTTTGACAACAACTACTTCAAGAACCTGCTGCAGAAGAAGGGTCTTCTGGAGTCTGATCAAGTCCTTTTTAGCGGTGGATCCACAGATAACATAGTCTCAGAATATAGCAGGAACCCTTCTACTTTCAAGTCTGACTTTGCGACCGCCATGATCAAAATGGGAGATATCGAACCTCTAACCGGTTCAGCTGGGATAGTAAGGAGGATTTGCAGCGCTATCAACTAG